A genomic segment from Parus major isolate Abel chromosome 21, Parus_major1.1, whole genome shotgun sequence encodes:
- the LOC117245380 gene encoding agrin-like, translating to MTACQYPMAPGALERDRLYQHKVSLVVRYFMIPCNICLILLATSTLGFAVLLFLNNYKPNSYFTQTPPPPRDGECRAGTPSLSWAAQTHPASSHSCPRAGTQLWAFKVTSEPAQPCQCWDVGFG from the exons ATGACAGCGTGCCAGTACCCCATGGCGCCGGGAGCCCTGGAGCGGGACCGGCTGTACCAGCACAAGGTGTCCCTGGTGGTGCGCTACTTCATGATCCCCTGCAACATCTGCCTCATCCTCCTGGCCACCTCCACGCTGGGATTCGCCGTGCTGCTCTTCCTCAATAACT ACAAACCCAACAGCTACTTCACACAgacgccgccgccgccgcgggaTGGTGAGTGCCGAGCCGGGACACCGAGCCTCTCCTGGGCTGCCCAAACCCATCCTGCCTCTTCCCACTCCTGCCCCCGAGCTGGAACTCAGCTCTGGGCATTTAAAGTCACTTCcgagccagcccagccctgccagtgctgggatGTGGGGTTTGGGTGA